DNA sequence from the Manihot esculenta cultivar AM560-2 chromosome 11, M.esculenta_v8, whole genome shotgun sequence genome:
acagaaaattaatgatgcatggtagtgtttcttttttcttttttctttttcctctttagaAGTTGTATATATTATTTCAGACTGTTATTAATTAAGCTATAAAACTTGTATGTTTAGTATGTATTATTTgtaagaaaaaatattatttccaatttcttttttttatattgttattaattaatttaagctTATGTTCAATTGAATATTTTTGTTACTTTTTAGGTGAATCATGGAGTCACAAAATGATCAGATGCTCCAAAGTACTAGTGATTCGAATCAAACTAATACTGACGCTTCAACAGAAACAACCACATCATCAAAAGCAAAGAGAAAATCAGTAAAGCCAAGGTCTGCAGTTTGGGATCACTTCACAAAATTCGTTAGTGATGAAGGTGAATTAAAAGGTAAGTGTAATTACTGTAAAAAGGAATTTTGTTGTGATCCAAAAAGAAATGGAACCACTGCACTTAGGAATCACCTTAATTCATGCAAAAAGCATCCACATTCCATTGAGACTAGACAAGCACAATTATCATTGCAAAAAAAATGCAAGTGATAATGATGTGAATGATTTAGGCACTCTTACTACTTGGAAGTATGATGATAATGCAATTAGGAAGGCCCTTGTCCATATGATAATCATTGATGAATTGCCTTTTAGATTTGTAGAAGGAGAAGTTTTTAGAAGCTTCATGAGAGCAATTTGTCCTAGATTTAGGATTCCCTCTCGTTGGACAATTTCACGTGATTGTTATGATTTGTTTATTGAGGAGAGATCAAAATTGAAatctttttttaagaaaaattgtcAAAGAGTGAGCCTTACTACAGATACATGGACATCATTGCAACGCATTAATTACATGTGCATAACTGCTCACTTTATTGACAATGATTGGAAGTTGCATAAGAGAATCATTAATTTTTGTCCCATTTCAAGTCATAAAGGTGAAGCAGTAGGTAGAGCAATTGAGACTTGCTTGCTAGAGTGGGGGTTGGATAAAGTGTTCACTGTTACAGTTGACAATGCTAGTTCTAATGATGTGGCCATATGTTATTTGAAAAAGAAGCTTGCTAATTGGGGTGTTAGTGTTGCTAACTCTACTTACTTGCATATGAGATGTATGGCACATATCATCAATTTAGTTGTCTAGGATGGCTTAAAAGATGTGAATGATTCAGTGATGAAAGTACGAGATGCAGTAAGATATATCAGGAGTTCTCCAACTAGATTGAAGAGATTTAAGGAGTGTGTGCTTCatgaaaaaattgaaagcaaatctTCATTATGTTTAGATGTGCCAACTAGATGGAATTCAACTTACCTGATGTTAAATACAGCTCAAAAATATGAAAGGGCATTTGAGAGGTACGAGTCACAAGATCCTATGTTTAAAATTGATATGGGAGAGAATGACATACCTGACTATTATGATTGGACACAAGTTAGGAAGATGGCAGATATGTTGACTCATTTTTATGAGCTCACTTTGCGTATCTCGGGCTCTAGGTATGTCACATCAAACCTATTTTTCAGTGAGATTAGTGACTTAGCCTTTATTTTAAATCAATGGATTAATAGCAATGATTTTGATATGAAATCCATGGGGGAAAGAATGAAGGTTAAATTTGACAATTATTGGGGAGATGtggataaaatgaataaaattatctattttgTAGTTGTTCTTGACCCTCGTGACAAATTTGAGTTTATGGTGTATTCTTTCTCCCAAATGTATGGTAAAGAGAAAGGTGTAGAGCTATTTAATAAGGTCAAGAgttatttatttgatttgttcaatGAATACAAAAAAGTGTATCAACCTAATGTTGAGCAATTCAATGATAATAGTTCACAACAATTAAGTGGGAGTTGCTCTACTACCGATTCAATAAACCCTAAGCCTAAATTCTTTTTGAAGCATCACTATAAGAAGCAGAAGTTGGAGGAATCTGGTGGGTTTGATTCAAAAACAGAGTTAGAGGTGTATCTAAGTGAGGCAATTCAAGAGGAAAAGgaggattttgatgtcatgaaATGGTGGAAAATAAATTCTGAAAGGTTTCCTATTCTAGGAAAAATGGCTAGAGATATATTAGTAATTCCAATTTCCACAGTTGCCTCAGAGAGTGCATTCAGTACTGGTGGAAGAGTGCTAGATTCCTTTAGGAGTTCCCTAACTCCTAAAATTGTTGAGGGCCTGATATGTGTGCAAGATTGGATTCGTCCAT
Encoded proteins:
- the LOC110607556 gene encoding zinc finger BED domain-containing protein RICESLEEPER 2-like, with the protein product MESQNDQMLQSTSDSNQTNTDASTETTTSSKAKRKSVKPRSAVWDHFTKFVSDEGELKGTLTTWKYDDNAIRKALVHMIIIDELPFRFVEGEVFRSFMRAICPRFRIPSRWTISRDCYDLFIEERSKLKSFFKKNCQRVSLTTDTWTSLQRINYMCITAHFIDNDWKLHKRIINFCPISSHKGEAVGRAIETCLLEWGLDKVFTVTVDNASSNDVAICYLKKKLANWGVSVANSTYLHMRLMKVRDAVRYIRSSPTRLKRFKECVLHEKIESKSSLCLDVPTRWNSTYLMLNTAQKYERAFERYESQDPMFKIDMGENDIPDYYDWTQVRKMADMLTHFYELTLRISGSRYVTSNLFFSEISDLAFILNQWINSNDFDMKSMGERMKVKFDNYWGDVDKMNKIIYFVVVLDPRDKFEFMVYSFSQMYGKEKGVELFNKVKSYLFDLFNEYKKVYQPNVEQFNDNSSQQLSGSCSTTDSINPKPKFFLKHHYKKQKLEESGGFDSKTELEVYLSEAIQEEKEDFDVMKWWKINSERFPILGKMARDILVIPISTVASESAFSTGGRVLDSFRSSLTPKIVEGLICVQDWIRPLNIQVNVEEDLDELEKLEEDFSLLNMFQVSTQHFVGSDSDMLLKAVVDLIFC